The following coding sequences lie in one Apium graveolens cultivar Ventura chromosome 1, ASM990537v1, whole genome shotgun sequence genomic window:
- the LOC141724797 gene encoding uncharacterized protein LOC141724797, which yields MLFEAKDDTMAKYLRVVKGILTQFNEWYQEHVPREENTTEDALSQFASSEIENYPRSIYFQVLKSPTIHVINLIAPVGVTCYWIDPVKTHLKSGWLPDDAQEARKLSVRALRYSLIEGLLYKRSFFIPYLKCLRPLEAEEALKEAHQGIYGQHLGGRALAHKITQLGFYWPTMLADAKDFVKKCDRC from the coding sequence atgttgtttGAGGCCAAAGATGATACTATGGCCAAGTACCTAAGAGTAGTAAAGGGAATATTAACTCAGTTCAATGAATGGTACCAAGAACATGTTCcgagagaggagaacactacGGAAGATGCTTTGTCTCAGTTCGCCTCATCTGAAATCGAGAACTACCCGAGAAGTATCTATTTCCAGGTCTTGAAGTCCCCTACTATTCATGTCATAAATCTGATAGCACCGGTTGGTGTGACATGCTATTGGATAGACCCGGTCAAGACCCACTTAAAATCTGGATGGCTCCCCGATGATGCCCAGGAGGCACGCAAGCTTTCAGTTAGAGCATTGAGATATTCCTTGATTGAAGGCCTTCTCTATAAAAGGTCATTTTTTATCCCGTACCTGAAGTGCCTAAGACCTCTTGAAGCAGAGGAGGCACTAAAAGAAGCCCATCAGGGAATttatgggcaacacttggggggcagggcacTCGCTCATAAGATAACTCAATTGGGATTCTACTGGCCAACTATGCTAGCTGATGCAAAGGATTTTGTGAAGAAATGCGACAGGTGCTAG
- the LOC141724804 gene encoding uncharacterized protein LOC141724804, with amino-acid sequence MDNGKQFDNAEFREYCDNNSIELCFTSIAHPQANGKAEVANRINLDGLKKRAEVVVPLKTIHGSPRVEGYEAETNKEGRRLALDLIDEVRNKANTRNAEHQGRASFYYN; translated from the exons ATGGACAATGGGAAGCAATTTGATAATGCAGAATTCAGGGAGTATTGCGATAATAATAGCATAGAACTTTGCTTCACCTCGATTGCACACCCACAGGCAAACGGGAAAGCGGAAGTTGCTAACAGAATTAAccttgatggacttaagaagaG AGCCGAGGTAGTGGTGCCCCTTAAAACCATACATGGATCCCCTAGGGTCGAAGGTTATGAAGCAGAAACTAATAAAGAAGGCAGGAGGCTCGCTCTCGATCTCATTGACGAGGTCAGAAATAAGGCCAATACCCGTAATGCAGAGCATCAGGGAAGAGCCTCCTTCTATTACAATtga